Proteins encoded in a region of the Anopheles ziemanni chromosome 2, idAnoZiCoDA_A2_x.2, whole genome shotgun sequence genome:
- the LOC131283856 gene encoding trypsin I-P38-like has translation MQWTVFVVCLAVAIPCIRAESEDERAPRLIGGTNAPWGQFPSAVSINTSHNLHCGGAVVDRQHVLTAAQCVFNANRRLLDPYWIEVRAGDIALAPVGARRQTRRVSQIFVHPQFNVLTLEHDVAVLRLDRPYDLPSNTINMANRTRRIVRNGANCQMAGWGASAATVNAPVNVLQRFLPMTVNDRELCNQGTMHAGRVLESQLCAGNTAASNNAAPCAGNAGTGLYCDRALVGTLSFGINCGVANNPPVFTQVRFYNDWIERQLNQTQGLPAGWTPAQL, from the exons ATGCAGTGGacagtgtttgttgtttgtttggccGTCG CCATCCCGTGCATCCGGGCCGAGAGTGAGGATGAGCGCGCGCCACGACTCATCGGTGGTACGAACGCACCGTGGGGACAGTTTCCGTCGGCGGTTTCGATCAACACCAGCCACAATCTGCATTGTGGAGGCGCCGTCGTTGACCGGCAGCACGTCCTGACGGCCGCCCAGTGTGTGTTCAACGCCAACCGACGCCTGCTGGACCCGTACTGGATCGAGGTACGGGCCGGAGACATTGCTCTGGCACCGGTTGGAGCACGCCGTCAGACGCGCCGCGTCTCGCAGATCTTCGTGCACCCGCAGTTCAACGTCCTTACGCTCGAGCACGATGTGGCCGTGCTGAGGCTCGACCGCCCGTACGATCTTCCCTCGAACACTATTAATATGGCTAACCGGACGCGCCGGATCGTGCGGAACGGGGCTAACTGTCAGATGGCGGGCTGGGGTGCGTCGGCGGCAACGGTCAACGCACCGGTCAACGTGCTGCAGCGCTTCCTGCCGATGACGGTCAACGATCGCGAGCTGTGCAACCAGGGAACCATGCACGCCGGACGCGTCCTGGAGAGCCAGCTGTGCGCTGGGAACACGGCCGCATCGAACAATGCGGCTCCGTGCGCTGGCAACGCCGGCACTGGGCTCTACTGCGACCGGGCGCTAGTAGGCACGCTCTCGTTTGGTATCAACTGCGGTGTGGCCAACAACCCGCCAGTCTTCACGCAGGTGCGCTTCTACAACGACTGGATCGAGCGGCAGCTGAACCAAACGCAGGGACTGCCCGCCGGCTGGACTCCAGCCCAGTTGTAA